The following proteins are encoded in a genomic region of Lachnospiraceae bacterium KM106-2:
- a CDS encoding acetyl esterase family enzyme: protein MITKRITISEERDVTLTAYLFEGGWEFPNILKRPAVLILPGGGYQYCSDREADPVAFAYLKAGYQAIILRYSVNDNAVWPNQLNDYEQAMELIKEHADEWNIFTDKIVVVGFSAGGHLAACAATMAKNRPVAAVLGYPVIKGDCAKSYCPTAPDVIEAVDRNTCPCFVFATRTDNVVPIQNTLDMMQALNRYDIAFESHIYGYGSHGSSIATSEVRAQGVEICSRIPQWVDNSIEWLKDMIGDFDKKAMSQPVCNRYANPNRAPYLSVDCTIGYLMELEESASVLRPVLDSIWSPMSYEDMAGNIDNMKLKEILGYSGRDEDIVRLDQKLCLIPNSKVN, encoded by the coding sequence TTGATAACTAAGAGAATTACTATTAGTGAAGAGCGAGATGTAACGCTTACCGCATATTTGTTTGAGGGAGGATGGGAGTTTCCTAACATATTAAAACGACCAGCAGTATTGATCTTACCAGGTGGAGGTTATCAGTACTGTTCAGATAGAGAAGCAGATCCAGTTGCATTTGCATATTTAAAAGCGGGGTATCAAGCAATCATATTACGTTACTCTGTAAACGATAATGCAGTATGGCCAAATCAATTAAATGATTATGAGCAGGCAATGGAACTGATAAAAGAACATGCAGATGAGTGGAATATATTTACTGATAAAATAGTAGTTGTTGGATTTTCAGCAGGAGGGCATCTCGCAGCATGTGCTGCGACTATGGCGAAAAATAGACCGGTTGCAGCAGTGCTAGGCTATCCAGTTATTAAAGGGGATTGTGCTAAGAGTTATTGTCCAACTGCACCAGATGTAATAGAAGCGGTTGATCGTAATACTTGTCCTTGCTTTGTGTTTGCAACTAGAACAGACAATGTAGTCCCAATTCAGAATACGTTAGATATGATGCAGGCATTGAATCGTTATGATATTGCATTTGAAAGCCATATCTATGGTTATGGATCTCATGGTTCATCTATTGCTACAAGTGAAGTAAGAGCACAGGGAGTTGAAATCTGTAGTCGTATTCCACAATGGGTTGATAATAGTATTGAATGGCTGAAGGATATGATTGGTGATTTTGATAAAAAAGCAATGTCACAGCCAGTTTGCAATAGATATGCAAATCCAAATCGGGCGCCATATTTATCTGTTGATTGTACAATCGGATACCTAATGGAATTAGAGGAAAGCGCGTCTGTTCTAAGACCAGTATTAGATTCAATATGGAGTCCGATGTCATATGAAGATATGGCAGGTAACATAGATAATATGAAATTGAAGGAGATTTTGGGTTATAGTGGAAGAGACGAGGATATAGTACGACTTGATCAAAAATTGTGTCTGATTCCAAATAGTAAAGTTAATTAA
- a CDS encoding xyloside transporter XynT, producing MEEKKYLKNYQILTYGLGDFGSNFVYCFVSSFCLIFMTDAIGLNAGILGTLIMLSKLLDGVSDFIFGSLIDRTKTKMGKAKPWMLWSTFPLAISQIALFFIPDLGSSFQYVYFFVVYSLLNAGFYTANNIAYSALTALITKNSVERVKMGVSRAVFATLGAIGVSSIAAGLVTSFGGGVHGWRMVAIIFSLVMTVTEVICVLTQKEIPEETKRQVGNEENVEKGSFIHNFKILLHNKYYLLVLAYYLVFYFGSGVTSSAGAYYCTYVLGNANLLGLLSMIGSIPMVIGAMLTPTFINRYGMHKTISISMLLSTLSCIPMVFGGFQGAFTVMLVAMALKAVFNGPISSALNAIIAEAANYSLLKDGVHLEGTMYSCSSMGVKIGNGFGIAACGWLLELSRYSGSATVQTAGAITMLKVLYVLIPAIATAILTIIIYKMDVFEVNEKLRKEKGVKEV from the coding sequence ATGGAGGAGAAGAAGTATTTAAAAAATTATCAAATTTTAACTTATGGTCTTGGAGATTTTGGAAGTAACTTTGTTTATTGTTTTGTAAGCTCGTTCTGTCTTATTTTTATGACAGACGCAATTGGATTAAACGCGGGTATTCTTGGTACGTTAATTATGTTGTCAAAACTTCTGGATGGAGTATCTGATTTTATATTTGGTTCATTGATCGATCGTACAAAAACAAAGATGGGAAAAGCAAAACCATGGATGTTATGGTCGACATTTCCACTGGCTATAAGTCAGATAGCACTATTCTTTATTCCGGATTTGGGAAGTTCATTCCAATATGTTTATTTCTTTGTTGTATATTCCTTGTTAAATGCTGGATTTTATACAGCAAATAATATCGCTTACAGTGCATTGACAGCATTAATTACTAAAAATAGTGTAGAACGTGTAAAAATGGGCGTTTCAAGAGCTGTGTTTGCAACATTAGGAGCTATAGGCGTATCGTCTATCGCCGCTGGATTAGTTACTTCATTCGGTGGAGGAGTACATGGATGGCGTATGGTAGCAATTATTTTTTCGCTAGTTATGACTGTGACAGAAGTAATTTGTGTTCTTACACAAAAGGAGATACCAGAAGAAACTAAGAGACAGGTAGGTAACGAAGAGAATGTGGAAAAAGGTTCTTTTATCCATAATTTTAAAATCCTACTTCATAATAAATATTATCTATTAGTGTTAGCATATTATCTTGTGTTTTATTTTGGCTCGGGTGTGACAAGTAGTGCGGGTGCTTATTACTGTACCTATGTTCTTGGAAATGCTAATTTATTAGGTCTTCTTTCTATGATTGGATCTATTCCGATGGTAATAGGAGCAATGCTTACACCTACCTTTATTAATCGATATGGTATGCATAAGACTATCTCAATTTCTATGCTGCTATCAACACTAAGTTGTATCCCTATGGTTTTTGGAGGATTTCAAGGAGCTTTTACGGTAATGCTTGTTGCGATGGCCTTGAAGGCTGTGTTTAATGGACCAATTAGTAGTGCACTTAATGCGATCATTGCAGAAGCAGCGAATTACAGCTTATTAAAAGATGGTGTTCACCTAGAAGGAACTATGTATAGTTGTTCTTCTATGGGAGTGAAAATAGGAAATGGTTTTGGAATTGCAGCTTGTGGATGGCTGCTTGAATTAAGTCGTTATAGTGGTAGTGCAACGGTTCAGACTGCAGGAGCAATTACAATGCTTAAGGTGTTGTATGTATTGATTCCAGCTATTGCTACTGCAATATTAACGATAATTATTTATAAAATGGATGTTTTTGAAGTAAATGAAAAATTGAGAAAAGAGAAAGGTGTGAAAGAAGTTTGA